One region of uncultured Methanolobus sp. genomic DNA includes:
- a CDS encoding tubulin-like doman-containing protein, with translation MSNEKIIPPLQLPTDMTIVGVGGCGKRLTMEICNNDWFLKHYSADGRRLKVYTMDADANEKEGDEVRISQLKNKIIECGAQGSIETKFYYLPSLANISQVPDLASKEIAEKVKNKRSEPKVKTWWLNDDSENGIAFEDLLKIDHLAMDDFGGGVHRRRAISKAIFYKVITEGESSGFPTFSSRGSVAIVVGLGGGTGSGMFIDLARYIRSFKGDSTQLCLFVVLPTTQEGEKEQLNASIALSELEYLNMTERLFNNVIVTSLGPTGYKKGEEAREEVHEFDAMFPNVFTNFFHVETGDINISDVKGSFSSFIFANSHVIEYPIEDLRGLKNQYEEIINSLEMITTSRKELNQQVSSFLDNQYSFKETAPTKENFEYIKKEYKNIENVLKHEIGHLLNYKSVDTIEYFIANQIPAEMQIDRISTFDDMVEYLSKVKSGSRSVQSNELTDENDKKLANLIPDSIEVLEGTALLFKSVSGVTEESVRSTLIDMLKGNQNMSSTISNMNTKAKKLKDEMRELEKQIMEKEEESDGAELLKSQVTKKADQKLSDNEKEIDQYLVINRKVQSLDEKERDLKMKLEEFISQVKSGDIKSRDKSSWLRAANVPAMQQEFKDLSYEIEGSYDGLINLIESIALYYFYESEKKKQEKGGSIVGFIKGDKKKKIRKYEAMKKEKEDYIKSNAKYWNIQINSPFEFYIPDDFLNKGLHKKASEIKTQTINSLLGDVGKDSVNYDRVDAIFDQTERSELIGSLRDCLTEVYLKKEGYFLKSRSITEDIESINEDVGEKRSLADMMDHAEELHEKTFSSRRDLNKHYESFYHFMSSINEMSKSKNKTDKSLYRTKVGEINPKILSLIGEMSDLTNLDNDDNGMNELNNLLSEVKATYPSLLENYKLGIHNQMIPISTTEKWTFGKVGLVIGSRSSYISSSVVNSTISTDINAIMSLKSSQDARVITHSHAKPWEVTLTLLAATSFLDNISPLTSGGGYWKVYEQSSNNILHHVLKMQDGEYITRKKLLDVKYAGELANSERAGQDIVPAIKDLYEIKTLREALE, from the coding sequence ATGAGTAACGAAAAAATCATACCGCCACTTCAATTACCCACCGATATGACAATAGTTGGTGTTGGTGGTTGTGGAAAAAGGCTGACAATGGAGATATGCAACAACGACTGGTTCCTGAAACATTATTCTGCCGATGGCAGGCGCCTGAAAGTATATACCATGGACGCTGATGCTAATGAGAAAGAAGGTGATGAAGTACGTATTTCCCAGCTCAAAAACAAAATAATAGAATGTGGGGCACAGGGGAGTATAGAAACCAAGTTCTATTATCTGCCTTCTCTTGCAAACATCAGCCAGGTTCCTGATCTTGCCAGCAAGGAGATTGCTGAGAAAGTCAAGAATAAAAGATCTGAACCGAAAGTTAAGACCTGGTGGCTTAATGATGATTCTGAAAATGGCATTGCTTTTGAGGATCTGCTGAAGATTGATCACCTTGCTATGGATGACTTCGGTGGTGGAGTGCACCGCAGGAGGGCGATTTCCAAAGCCATATTCTACAAGGTCATAACAGAAGGCGAATCCAGCGGATTCCCCACTTTTTCAAGCAGGGGAAGCGTGGCTATTGTCGTGGGTCTTGGAGGCGGTACAGGTTCGGGTATGTTCATTGACCTTGCACGCTACATACGCTCATTCAAAGGCGATTCCACACAGTTATGTCTCTTTGTAGTTCTTCCGACAACACAGGAAGGAGAAAAGGAACAGCTTAACGCTTCAATTGCTCTCTCAGAGCTTGAATACCTTAATATGACTGAGAGGCTGTTCAATAATGTGATTGTCACATCCCTGGGTCCCACAGGATACAAGAAGGGAGAAGAGGCCCGTGAAGAAGTTCATGAGTTTGATGCGATGTTCCCCAATGTGTTCACCAATTTCTTCCATGTGGAAACCGGTGACATTAATATAAGTGATGTGAAAGGATCTTTTTCATCATTCATTTTCGCAAATTCCCATGTGATCGAGTATCCGATAGAGGATCTCCGTGGACTTAAGAACCAGTATGAAGAGATTATTAATTCCCTTGAGATGATAACCACTTCAAGGAAAGAACTGAACCAGCAGGTTTCATCGTTCCTGGATAACCAGTATTCTTTCAAGGAGACTGCTCCTACAAAGGAGAATTTCGAATATATAAAGAAAGAATACAAGAATATCGAAAATGTCCTCAAGCATGAGATTGGCCATTTGCTCAATTATAAGAGTGTGGATACAATCGAATATTTCATTGCAAACCAGATTCCGGCTGAAATGCAGATCGACAGGATAAGTACGTTTGATGATATGGTTGAATACCTGTCCAAAGTCAAATCCGGTTCACGAAGTGTTCAATCTAATGAACTTACCGATGAAAATGATAAGAAACTGGCAAATCTCATACCGGACAGCATCGAGGTTCTTGAAGGAACCGCCCTTCTTTTTAAGAGTGTATCCGGTGTAACAGAGGAATCAGTAAGGTCAACTCTTATCGATATGCTCAAAGGCAACCAGAATATGTCATCTACTATCAGTAACATGAATACAAAGGCAAAAAAACTGAAGGATGAAATGAGGGAGCTTGAGAAGCAGATTATGGAAAAGGAAGAAGAATCCGACGGTGCCGAACTACTGAAAAGTCAGGTAACTAAAAAAGCAGACCAAAAGCTTTCTGATAATGAGAAAGAGATCGATCAGTACCTTGTTATCAATCGGAAGGTCCAGTCTCTGGATGAGAAAGAGAGAGACCTGAAAATGAAACTTGAAGAGTTCATTTCCCAGGTAAAGAGCGGTGACATAAAATCCAGGGATAAGAGTAGCTGGCTGCGGGCTGCTAATGTTCCTGCAATGCAGCAGGAGTTCAAAGATCTATCTTATGAGATAGAGGGTAGTTATGATGGCCTGATTAACCTGATAGAGTCCATAGCACTCTATTATTTCTATGAGTCTGAAAAGAAGAAACAGGAAAAAGGCGGAAGCATTGTCGGGTTTATTAAGGGCGATAAGAAAAAGAAGATCAGAAAGTATGAGGCAATGAAAAAGGAAAAAGAAGATTATATCAAATCCAATGCCAAATACTGGAATATCCAGATCAACAGTCCTTTTGAATTCTATATTCCAGATGATTTCCTGAACAAGGGTCTGCATAAAAAAGCCTCTGAGATTAAAACCCAGACAATTAATTCATTATTGGGTGATGTCGGTAAAGACTCAGTAAATTATGACAGGGTTGATGCTATTTTCGATCAGACAGAAAGAAGTGAGCTGATCGGTTCTTTAAGGGATTGCCTGACAGAAGTGTATCTCAAAAAGGAAGGCTATTTCCTGAAATCCAGATCCATAACCGAGGACATTGAATCCATAAATGAAGATGTCGGTGAAAAGCGCTCTCTTGCCGATATGATGGACCATGCCGAAGAGCTCCATGAAAAGACCTTCAGCTCCAGAAGAGATCTCAACAAGCATTATGAATCGTTCTATCATTTCATGTCATCAATAAATGAGATGAGTAAATCTAAGAACAAGACCGATAAAAGTCTTTACAGGACAAAGGTCGGAGAGATCAATCCGAAGATACTGTCCCTTATTGGTGAAATGTCAGATCTTACGAATCTTGACAACGATGACAACGGAATGAATGAGCTTAACAACCTGCTTTCTGAAGTAAAAGCTACATATCCTTCATTGCTTGAAAACTATAAACTGGGAATCCACAACCAGATGATACCTATAAGCACCACTGAAAAATGGACTTTTGGAAAAGTAGGACTTGTGATAGGTTCACGTTCTTCATACATTTCATCATCAGTTGTGAACAGTACGATATCTACAGATATCAATGCCATAATGTCACTCAAGAGTTCTCAGGATGCCCGTGTGATCACTCATTCTCATGCAAAGCCATGGGAGGTAACACTCACGTTGCTTGCAGCTACAAGTTTCCTTGACAACATATCTCCATTAACTTCAGGTGGAGGTTACTGGAAGGTATATGAACAGAGCAGCAATAATATTCTGCATCATGTACTGAAGATGCAGGATGGGGAATATATCACCAGAAAGAAGCTGCTGGACGTGAAATATGCGGGTGAGCTGGCAAACTCTGAGAGGGCCGGTCAGGATATAGTCCCTGCGATAAAGGATCTTTATGAGATCAAAACCCTTCGTGAAGCCTTAGAATAG
- the cfbA gene encoding sirohydrochlorin nickelochelatase: MSEKIGILAIGHGSRLPYNNQVVTEIANMIAEAHPEYVVKAGFMENSEPTVEEALMSFEGTGVTTIAAAPVFLASGIHITKDIPAILKLDPETNEGELELDGNKVKIVYAKPLGSDELIADLIYKRAQEVL, from the coding sequence ATGAGTGAAAAAATCGGAATTTTAGCTATTGGACACGGCAGCAGATTACCATACAACAACCAGGTTGTCACAGAGATCGCCAACATGATCGCAGAAGCTCACCCTGAATACGTTGTGAAGGCAGGGTTCATGGAGAACAGTGAGCCTACAGTCGAAGAGGCACTCATGTCATTTGAAGGCACTGGAGTAACAACAATCGCTGCGGCACCAGTATTCCTTGCATCAGGCATTCACATCACAAAAGATATTCCTGCAATCCTTAAACTGGACCCTGAGACAAACGAAGGTGAACTCGAGCTTGACGGAAATAAGGTCAAGATCGTATATGCAAAGCCTCTTGGAAGCGATGAACTCATTGCAGACCTCATCTACAAAAGAGCACAGGAAGTACTTTAA
- a CDS encoding metal-dependent transcriptional regulator, giving the protein MQEITGLELSPKKVEYLKFLLNKGKRVRTTDISSELNVDPSTTTKTINDLSDSGYVDHVPYRGVCLTEKGRDHAEFFVNRHNILSLMLTHYGLSSEEACDEVSRFESFVSKPAIDIICNAMGHPTVSGCGTINHNSCGSRR; this is encoded by the coding sequence ATGCAGGAAATTACAGGACTTGAACTCTCTCCTAAAAAAGTGGAATACCTCAAGTTTCTTTTAAACAAGGGAAAGCGAGTACGTACAACAGATATATCTTCTGAGCTTAATGTTGATCCCTCTACAACTACAAAAACAATAAACGATCTTTCTGATTCCGGTTATGTAGATCATGTTCCTTATCGGGGTGTCTGCCTTACTGAAAAAGGCAGGGACCATGCCGAGTTTTTCGTAAACAGGCATAACATATTGAGTCTGATGCTTACTCATTATGGCCTGTCATCTGAGGAAGCATGCGATGAGGTTTCCCGCTTTGAGTCATTCGTTTCCAAACCTGCAATTGACATTATTTGTAATGCAATGGGCCATCCTACGGTGAGTGGTTGTGGCACGATTAATCATAATTCTTGTGGTTCTCGTCGTTGA